Within the Nitrospira sp. genome, the region CGGGCCGAACGGCTTCTGGGGTTTGCCGTTCAATTCCGCCTTCACGCCCCCCGCATTGCCGAGGGTCAGAGCAAATTGATCCATCGCCTTCCACTGGGCTCGTTCACCGGGACGCATGAGGGCTTCGACGGGACTTCCTCCATCGATTTGGACGACGACCCAGCTAAGTTCCACCGCCTCCAGATCGAGCAAAAGCGGATCCCCGGAACTTGGCCCATCAACCGACAGACCAGCAAGAGGTCCTTCCGTCCCCCCACCCGTTTGGGCGGAGGGTGCCGACTGGATCGGTGTCTGTGGCGCGGACGACTCGACGGGTGCGGCGGCGGCGTGGGGTTTTGTCGGAGGGAGCGGGGCAGAATTGACCTCTTCGGCCAGAGCATCAGATTCTCCCGGTGACTGCGCGCCGGCCGACGCAACGTCCTTGCCGGTACGGGCCGTGGCCGCCGCCTTGGTCGGAGGCGTGAAGTCCTGGGAGGCGCGCTTGAGGAGCTGGCCGGACTGCTGCCGAGTCAACAAGATCACCAATACGCCGAGGGCCACGGCAATGGCAAACCCGACCGCCTTTCGGCTCGATCGCTTCCGCCGATCTTCCTCTTCCTGTTTTTGTCGGAGCCGTTCCCGCTCATTTTGCTTGTCGTAGTAGGACCCGGCCGACTGCACGAACCGCTGTATGGCATCCTCTTCGTCCAGCCCAAGGGACCGCGCGTACGATCGGACGAATCCGCGGGCGAACACCTGGTCCGGCAGCTTGGCATAGTTCCCCTCCTCGATGGCGCGCACAAAGTCCGCACGGATCCTGGTTTTGAGGGCAACTTCCTCCACACTCAGACCTTTGGTCTCTCGTACCTGCTTGAAGAATTCGCCAATCGAGTCCATCCAACGCTCCTCCGACGCCCCAGTCCAACGACCTCCATCGCATCGATGCCGAGAAATCCGCTAGTACTGCTTGAGATTCCTCAGTAGTTCCTCGGCGGCCACCCCGTACTCGCCCCCTTTGTCCATGGCGGCAACCTTTTTCAAGGTCTCCTTCGCCCGCTGCTCGAACCCCAGTCCGAGATAGGCCCGGCCGAGCTCCAGGTTCAACATGGCCGGCGGAATGTTCGGTGGCTTGACCAGCGCCGCGTCTTCAAACGCACCGACTGCGGCCTTCATATCTCCCGTTTTGACCAACGCTCGCCCTAAATGAAATCGAGCGAGGTCCGGAGTCTCGTATAAGGGATTGGCCAATGCCTTGCGATACTCCACGATGGCTTCGTCCCACCGGTCCTGTTGGGCAAGGATCTGCCCCAAATACGTGTGCGAGGCCGAGTGCTCATCATCCAATCGCAGCACCCTCTTGAATTCGTCTTCAGCCTCGCGATACTTCCCCTGTTGCGCGTAGATATGTCCCAAGCCGTAGTGCGCGTCGCGGTTATCCGGATTGAGCTGGACCGCCTTCTGAAACGACACGAACGCCCGCTGACGGTCGGTGCTCAGATTGGCCAGCCCCTCGCGGTAGTAGCCTTCCGACTTGCGCAGGTCCTGCTGCGAGGGCGCGCACGCGGAGGCCAGACACACCGTCAGGGCCAACACGCTCGCTCGCCACCTATTCCCCTGATAGTCGCTGCAGTGGTGATTCATGGGGAAAGATCTTCGAAATGAGTCAGCCGTTTGAATTCGCGGAACCGGCCCTCGATCTCTTTGTAATCCAGGACTCGCAAACGGTCAAGGCTAAAGGCTTCTACTGTAAATGAGGCCATCACGCTTCCAAAGATCACGGCCTGCCGCAACGCGTCCGGAGAGCGGTTCCCCGTTGCCGCCAGATAGCCCAAGAACCCGCCCGCAAACGTGTCCCCCGCCCCGGTTGGATCGAGTACCTGTTCGAGCGGATACGCCGGAGCGCCGAAGCTTCCCCGACCATCGAACATCAGCACCCCGTATTCCCCCCGTTTAATAATGAGGTGTTTGGGACCTCTGGCGAGAATCGTCTTTGCAACCTGCACGAGATTGGGGTGTTCCCCCAAGGCCCGAGCCTCGCCGTCGTTGATGATGAGAATGTCGATTTCCTTGAGTACCTTCCACAGGGCATCCCGTTTCCCATTGATCCAGAAGTTCATCGTATCGCAGGCGACCAGATTAGGCCGTTTGACCTGGCGTAACACCTCCAATTGCAGTTCCGGATCGATATTCCCGAGAAAGAGGACGTCCGGAGACATATAGTGCGCGGGGATTTTCGGTCGAAATGTCTCGAAGACGTTGAGGCGCGTGTCCAGAGTCTGCGCTTCGTTGAGCTGATGGCTATACTGGCCCTTCCAACGAAACGTTTCTCCCGCGCGTCGCTCCAGTCCCGACAGGTCGATGCCGCGGCTCTTCAAGAACGTCAAGTGTTTCTCGGGAAAGTCTTCCCCGATGACCGCGATGAGATCCACCTGCGTGAAATAGCTGGCCGAGGTCGAAAAATAGGTGGCGGATCCTCCTAAGACTTCGGCGGCTTCCCCGAAGGGCGTCGTGATCGTATCCAATGCAACTGAACCGACAACGAGCAGTTTTCCCATCGCTCATACCTTTCGTGTGTGTGCGGGCAAGTATTTCTCCAGGAGGACGCGTAGGCGCCGCCGAGCGGCGGCGCCGATCATGCGCGGATCCGTGATGATCGCCCCTTGAAGCGCCTGTGGGCAAGCACACACGGAGGGAGGTTCCAGATTGGGAACCACCTCACGCAGCAGGCGTTTGGCCAGCGCCACATTCTGCCGAAGCACTGACAGGATCGTGTCGACACTGACTGCCGTCTCGCTCTCATGCCAGCAATCGTAATCGGTCACCATGGACACCGCGGCGTAACAGAGCTCGGCCTCACGGGCGAGCTTGGCTTCCGGCATGTTCGTCATGCCAATGACGCTCACGCCCCAACTCCGGTACAACAGCGACTCGCCTTTGGTGGAAAATTGAGGGCCCTCGATGCAGAGATAGGAGCCGCCACGATGGACGCGTGCATCGACGCCCCGAGCGGCCTTCTCCAACACCGGTCCCAATCGAGGGCAAACGGGCATGCCCAACCCAACGTGGGCCACGAGATCCGAATCGAAGAAGGAACCGGTTCTGTGTTTGGTCAAGTCCAGAAACTGATCCGGTAGAACGATGTCCCCTGGTTTGATCGACTCCTGCATGCTGCCCACGGCACCGATGGACACGACCTGGCGTACCCCTACCGACTTCAGCGCATAGATATTCGCCCGATAGTTGATGGTCGTAGGACTGAATCGATGCCCGCGTCCATGCCGCGACAGAAACGCCACCCGACGCGACCCGATGGTCCCAAACACGATGACATCCGATGGGCGGCCGAATGGGGTCGTCACACGCAGCTCATGGACATCCGCCATCCCCTCGATATCGTATAGCCCGCTCCCTCCGATCACCCCGATGTCGGCCGTCGTCTCTCGACGCGTCGTGAATGCCACGGATTTAGACTCCTCCCTCCACCGGGACCGACGTTGGTCCAATGGGAACCTCGTCGAGAAATCGTCGGATCATGTCGAGCGCGCGCGCCACCCCCTGATCCTCTGCTCGCGCGTTTCCGTCGCTCTCGAGTGTCAGCCAATGAATACCCGGTTCCTTTCGGAACCAGGTCAACTGCCGCTTTGCAAACCGGCGGGTATCTCGTTTCAATAGCCGGACGGCTTCATCGCGGTCGTAGTCTCCGACCAGATAGCCGGCGATCTGTTTGTAGCCGAGACCTTTCATCGCACCCAACTCGCGACCGTACCCTTTGGCAAGCAAGTGAGCCGTCTCTTCGATCACTCCCTGCCTCAGCATGGAGTCGATCCGCTCCTCGATTCGAGCGTAGAGCGCCTGCCGATCGCGTTGAAGGCCGATGAGCAACGCCCTGTACGGTCGCTGCGCAAACGCGTGCCCTTTGTGCCAGACCGAGAGCGGTTGCCCCGTCCGGTCATAGACCTCAAGCGCCCGAATGACCTTTCTCCGGTCATTGGGATGGACGCGAGCCGCCGCAATCGGATCCCGTTCGGCCAAGCGCCGATGCAGCACGGTGGAACCGAGTCGATCCGCCTCCGATTCCAACTCCGCGCGCAATGCGGGATCGGCTTCCGGCCCACCGCACAATCCGTGTAGGAGCACCCGAACATAAAGCCCCGTACCGCCCACGATCAAGGGAAGTTTCCCCGCCGCATGAAGGCGGGCAATCTCCTTCTCGGCTGCCCGACGGTAGGACCCGGCATTGAAGGGTTCGTCCGGATCGACGAGATCGATCAGCCGATGCGGCACGATTGCTTGCTGCTCCGGATTCGGCTTGTCGGTGGCAATATCCATCCCGCGGTAGACCTGCCGTGAATCGGCCGCTAAGACCTCGGTGTTCAGCGCGCGCGCGACGCGCAGCGCGACGGCCGACTTGCCCACGGCCGTGGGTCCCACAAACACGACAATCGGCCTTTCGTTCGCATGGGGCAACCGCTCGATCATGCATCCCGTCCATCCGTATTCGTGACGCCACTCTGCGTAATTCGCTTGAGGGGAAGGTTCAGCATGGTCCCCCCCGGATATCATCCGATCATGGTAGCGCGAGGGACTGGTCCGGAGGACTAGTCGCGTCCGAAAATCCTGTCCAACTCCTCACCCGGCAAGCGCAACGCCACCCGTCGGCCATGAGGACACGTCATCATCATGCCTTCGGCGGCCCAGTCCTCGATCAGTCCGCTGATCTCGGACAGCGCCATGTGCCGGCCGGCCCGAACGGCGGAATGGCAGGCCAACGTCGCGATCACTGGATGCATCTTGCTGGCCATGGACGCGTAGTTGCGCCACTCGTCCATATCCTCCAGCAAACCCTGCACGAGCGCCAGTCCGTCGGCAGTGCCCAGCGCCGCCGGGACGGACCTCAAGAGGAAGGAGTCGAGGCCGAATGGCTCGATCGTCAGACCGAGACGTCCGAGTTCTTCCACATGCGGCTCGATCAGCGCTCGTTGGTGCGCGGGCAGCTCCAGCGGGATCGGCTCGAGGAGGGCCTGAGCCTGAGCGGATTCGGCCTGCCGGGCGCGCCACAACCGCTCGTACAACACCCGCTCGTGCGCGGTGTGTTGATCGATAATCTGAAGTTCGTCGCCCACGCGCGCGATCAGGTACGTACGATCCATTTGCCCGAACGGCACCACCTCGACGGGGGCTCCTCTCGCGACCGGCGCCGTCGATGACATCTCGGATCCGACTGATGCAGGGAACAACGGCTCCGTTGCGATTCCAGCTCTCGGCTGGGCGCTGTGCGACGGTTCCGCCACCCGCGAAGCGTCTCCAGCCCAACGGGGAGCTACACGAAGCGACTCGCCGATGACCCGAGCCAGTGCCGCACCGCCGCCAGAGGACGCCGACACGGTGTCCGCTCCGTCACCCAGAGCCTCCTTAACGGCCTGTCGCACGAGACGATGCACCGCTTCAGTATCCGAAAATCGTATTTCTCGCTTGGTCGGGTGAACGTTGACGTCGATGCGCGCCGGATCGATGTCGAGGAACAGAACGAACCGCGGGTAGCGTCCTCTGGGTAGCAGAGGTCCGTAGGCATCCGTCACGGCATGGAGAATGGTCGCATTCTTGACCGGTCGGCGATTGACGAAAATCTCTTGAGGCGTTCGAGATCCGCGTAGGTGCTCCGCTCCGATCGTGACCCCGTCGATACGCAGTCCGGGGCTCTCCCGGTGCACCGACACCATCTCACCCAATGCGGAAGCGCGATAGATCTGCATGAGGCGCTCGCGGAACGAGGTCACTGCCCCACAATGGAGCACCTCCTGGCCGTTTCGAGTCAAACGAACGTGCACGGTGGGCCAGGCGAGCGCCGCCTGTTGCACGGCTTGCAGAATGTGGGAAAACTCTGTGGCCGGAGTCTTGAGAAATTTTTTCCTGGCCGGCGTGTTGAAGAACAGTTCCCGCACGTCGATGTGCGTGCCGGCCGGCACGGCGGCGTCTTCGATCGATTCGATGGACCCTGCCCGTACCCGAAGCCTCGTGCCGACCGAGGCACCGGGCACCGTCGTCACGAGTTGGATCTGAGCCACGGCGGCCATGCTTGGCAGTGCTTCGCCTCGAAAGCCGAGGGTCCGGATCGCCAACAGGTCCTGATCCGACCGAATCTTGCTGGTGGCATGCCGCGTGAAGGCCAGCACGGCATCCTCCCGCTGCATCCCTTCACCGTTGTCGGTGACGGTGATACGCGCCAAGCCGCCGTCTTCCACCTCGATCGAGACGAAGGTGCTGCCCGCATCGAGACTGTTGTCGACCAGTTCCTTGACGACCGCAGCCGGCCGCTCCACCACCTCGCCTGCGGCAATCCGACCGACGAGATCGCCCGGCAACACGTGGATTTTGGGGTGGGTCGTACGGGTCACCATCATTCCGCTCGTGAGAAGGCCATGCGCCGACCCTCTAGCAAGGCAGTGATGGCATGGGGCGACCAGGGGCCGGTCATCGAAGGTCCGCGAGCTTGGACTTAGCGAGTTTGGCCTCTTCCGAAACGGAGAATTCTTCGAGCACACGTTTGAAATACTTGCGGGCCTTCCCCGTATCACCCGTCTCCAAGGCACAGAGACCGATCTTGTAGAGCGCGGAGGGGACTTTCTCGCTGGCCGGGTGTTCCACCACGACCTGATCATAGGCCTGCATGGCGCGGACGTAGTCTTTCAAGTTGTAATACGACTCCCCCAGCCAGTAATAGGCGTTGGGGACAAGGGAAGCGGAGGGAAAGTCCTTGGTGAACTTTTGAAACCCGGTGACGGCCATGTCGTATCGGCCGTTCAGGTAGTCGTTGTAGGCCAGATTGAATGCCGAGGTGGGTGACAACCCCGGAACACCCGGGATCAAGGCTCCGGTTCCCGCCTCTGGGATCGTCGACGGCTTGACCGGTTTCACAACCTTGCTCAGTTCGGAAGCCGGAGGCGGTTCCGGCCGGGAGGCCACCGCGGGCGAGGGAGATTCCTCCGCCCTCGACACTCTGGACTCAAGCCTCGACAGACGGGCGCTGAGATCTTCGAGTCGCTGTCGAGTCGGATCGGTATCTTTTTCCCGCGCGGCCTCCAACGTCTGAACTCGCCGCTGCACGCCTTCCAGACGCTTCTGCTCCTGCTCTTGAGTTTTGACGACCGTCCGGAGCTCTTCCCGAAGATCGATGAAATCCGAGTGCTTCGCACACCCGGCCACTACCAATCCCATCGAAACGACTCCGAACGTCACAGCCGCAGACATGCCCGCTGGTCTCACCATAAATTCCGTAATTCCTTATCGATCCCGCTTCAGCTGTGCGAGTTTTTCCGTCGCTTTACCCGCCTCGTTGGTCTTGGGATAGCGGGTGACTAACTGCTGGAACGCCGCCGTGGCCTGGCGAGCATCTCGAAGAGCCAAAAAGGCATATCCCTTCTTGAGCAGCGCGGCTGGGACCTTCTCACTATTGGGATGGTCGCGCTCTACGCGTTCGTATGCGTCAATGGCGCGACGATAGTCTTTCTTCCCGTAGTACGACTCTCCAAGCCAGAACTTGGCGTTGGGCGTCAACTCGGAGGAGGGATGATCCGTCAAAAACGCCGTGAATCCTTCCTGGGCGTAATCGAGGTCGCCCTCCCGCATACGAGCCAACACCTGTTCGTAGCGCGCGCGAACCGTATCGCGAGTGGACGGGGCGGACAGCGTAGCCGCATGCGCGGCCGATTTTCCCAGTTTGGTTGCCGCCGCTTTGCCATCGCTTGGAACCTCCCCGGATCCGTTCCGAGTTGACGAGGCAAGGCTGGCTTGGCCGTCTAGCTGCTTGACCACGTCCCGCAGCCATTCGATTTGCTTGGCCATGTCCTGCATCCGCTGGTCCTGCGCCTCCATCCGAGGAACGTATCGGTCGCCCGACAACTCCAGTTCTTTCGCGGCATCCTGCAGCCAGGCGATTTGCTTGGTCAGCTGTTCAACACGCTGATCCTGTTCTTCCATCCGCGACGTCACCTTGGAGCCGCCGGTATCGAGCGCCTTGGCCGCCTCCTGCAGCCACGTCACCTGCTTGCCCAATTGCTCGATTTTCTGCTCCTGCGTATCGAGCCGTCCCACGAATCGGTCCCCGGCGGTCTCCAGAGCCTTCTTGACGTTTTGGCTGCTCTTATTCACATCGTCCAAATGCTGATTGGTACTCCGACTGACCTCGTTCATGTGTTGAGTAATAGACTTGACCTCGGCCGCAAGCTCGTCGACCCGATTTCCGAGCGCGGCCGTTTGCTGCGATATTGATCCGGACAAATCCGTCGTCGACTTGTCCTGCGCCACAATCTTTTCTCCCAACCCGGTCAAGGTGCTTTTGAACTGGCCGAGGGCGTCCCGCACTTCGGTCAACGCCTTGTCCTGAGCCTCGAGGCGCTGCAGGAAGGCCGTCGAGCGATGCTCCGCGGATTGCAATCCCCGGCTCTGCTCATCGATGCGCTCGCTGATTTTCTTGTTGAAATTTTCCAAGCCCGTGAGACGCGTTTCCAGTTCTCCGGCCCGGAGGTTGAGCTTCGCCAGCTGTGCCGCGGAGTCACCGGACAGTTTGGACAGGTCCTTCGTCACCGCCTCACGGAAATCGCTGCGGAAACGCTCCTGATCCGACCGCAACCGTTCCTGCTCCGTCTTGATATCCCCACGAAATTTGTCCTGTTCAGTCCGCAAATCGTTCTTGGCGGCGGTCAATAGATTGGATTGCTCGCGAATCTCCTTGGAGGTCCGATCAAGACGGGCCAGCAGGTCGTCCTGGTTCTGCCTGAGCTTCTCGCCCTCATGCGCTCGCTTTTCGAGTTCGTTGCGAACCGTCGCCAACTCGCGCTCTCGAATTTGCGTAATGTCTTCGTTGAGCCTGGCACGCGTTTGATTCACGACACGATCCAGCTCCGTCTTGGCCGCCTGTATCTGGCTGTTCAAGTCCTTCTTGGCGGCTTCGATCTGCCCCTTGAGCTGTTTGCTGGTATTTTTCAGATCGGCTTGCTGAGCCAGACATCCGGCCAGCGTCAACATGCTGAGCGCACCCAGCACATGGAAGGTGCGCCAATAACCCAGGGTCGCATGGTACTTCATGGCTTCCCTCTTCTCACCCACGTCGTGGTACATCGTTGGAATCCGACGGACGACCGACAGCGGTCCCCAGATCAGTTCTTCCTGACGACGAGGTGACCGCGCCGATTCTGCTGATAGCAACTTTCCGCACGTTCATGGCAGAACGGACGCTCCTTCCCATAGGACACCACCGCCAACTGATTGGCTGGGACTCCAAGCTCAACAAGATAGTTGCGAACCGCCTTCGCCCGTTTTTCACCGAGCACTAAATTATAGGCCTCAGTGCCTCTCTCGTC harbors:
- a CDS encoding XRE family transcriptional regulator — translated: MDSIGEFFKQVRETKGLSVEEVALKTRIRADFVRAIEEGNYAKLPDQVFARGFVRSYARSLGLDEEDAIQRFVQSAGSYYDKQNERERLRQKQEEEDRRKRSSRKAVGFAIAVALGVLVILLTRQQSGQLLKRASQDFTPPTKAAATARTGKDVASAGAQSPGESDALAEEVNSAPLPPTKPHAAAAPVESSAPQTPIQSAPSAQTGGGTEGPLAGLSVDGPSSGDPLLLDLEAVELSWVVVQIDGGSPVEALMRPGERAQWKAMDQFALTLGNAGGVKAELNGKPQKPFGPSGKVVRDVILKRDS
- a CDS encoding adenosine kinase, coding for MGKLLVVGSVALDTITTPFGEAAEVLGGSATYFSTSASYFTQVDLIAVIGEDFPEKHLTFLKSRGIDLSGLERRAGETFRWKGQYSHQLNEAQTLDTRLNVFETFRPKIPAHYMSPDVLFLGNIDPELQLEVLRQVKRPNLVACDTMNFWINGKRDALWKVLKEIDILIINDGEARALGEHPNLVQVAKTILARGPKHLIIKRGEYGVLMFDGRGSFGAPAYPLEQVLDPTGAGDTFAGGFLGYLAATGNRSPDALRQAVIFGSVMASFTVEAFSLDRLRVLDYKEIEGRFREFKRLTHFEDLSP
- the mtnP gene encoding S-methyl-5'-thioadenosine phosphorylase, producing the protein MAFTTRRETTADIGVIGGSGLYDIEGMADVHELRVTTPFGRPSDVIVFGTIGSRRVAFLSRHGRGHRFSPTTINYRANIYALKSVGVRQVVSIGAVGSMQESIKPGDIVLPDQFLDLTKHRTGSFFDSDLVAHVGLGMPVCPRLGPVLEKAARGVDARVHRGGSYLCIEGPQFSTKGESLLYRSWGVSVIGMTNMPEAKLAREAELCYAAVSMVTDYDCWHESETAVSVDTILSVLRQNVALAKRLLREVVPNLEPPSVCACPQALQGAIITDPRMIGAAARRRLRVLLEKYLPAHTRKV
- the miaA gene encoding tRNA dimethylallyltransferase; the encoded protein is MIERLPHANERPIVVFVGPTAVGKSAVALRVARALNTEVLAADSRQVYRGMDIATDKPNPEQQAIVPHRLIDLVDPDEPFNAGSYRRAAEKEIARLHAAGKLPLIVGGTGLYVRVLLHGLCGGPEADPALRAELESEADRLGSTVLHRRLAERDPIAAARVHPNDRRKVIRALEVYDRTGQPLSVWHKGHAFAQRPYRALLIGLQRDRQALYARIEERIDSMLRQGVIEETAHLLAKGYGRELGAMKGLGYKQIAGYLVGDYDRDEAVRLLKRDTRRFAKRQLTWFRKEPGIHWLTLESDGNARAEDQGVARALDMIRRFLDEVPIGPTSVPVEGGV
- the mutL gene encoding DNA mismatch repair protein MutL is translated as MVTRTTHPKIHVLPGDLVGRIAAGEVVERPAAVVKELVDNSLDAGSTFVSIEVEDGGLARITVTDNGEGMQREDAVLAFTRHATSKIRSDQDLLAIRTLGFRGEALPSMAAVAQIQLVTTVPGASVGTRLRVRAGSIESIEDAAVPAGTHIDVRELFFNTPARKKFLKTPATEFSHILQAVQQAALAWPTVHVRLTRNGQEVLHCGAVTSFRERLMQIYRASALGEMVSVHRESPGLRIDGVTIGAEHLRGSRTPQEIFVNRRPVKNATILHAVTDAYGPLLPRGRYPRFVLFLDIDPARIDVNVHPTKREIRFSDTEAVHRLVRQAVKEALGDGADTVSASSGGGAALARVIGESLRVAPRWAGDASRVAEPSHSAQPRAGIATEPLFPASVGSEMSSTAPVARGAPVEVVPFGQMDRTYLIARVGDELQIIDQHTAHERVLYERLWRARQAESAQAQALLEPIPLELPAHQRALIEPHVEELGRLGLTIEPFGLDSFLLRSVPAALGTADGLALVQGLLEDMDEWRNYASMASKMHPVIATLACHSAVRAGRHMALSEISGLIEDWAAEGMMMTCPHGRRVALRLPGEELDRIFGRD
- a CDS encoding tol-pal system protein YbgF; the encoded protein is MVRPAGMSAAVTFGVVSMGLVVAGCAKHSDFIDLREELRTVVKTQEQEQKRLEGVQRRVQTLEAAREKDTDPTRQRLEDLSARLSRLESRVSRAEESPSPAVASRPEPPPASELSKVVKPVKPSTIPEAGTGALIPGVPGLSPTSAFNLAYNDYLNGRYDMAVTGFQKFTKDFPSASLVPNAYYWLGESYYNLKDYVRAMQAYDQVVVEHPASEKVPSALYKIGLCALETGDTGKARKYFKRVLEEFSVSEEAKLAKSKLADLR